A window of Polypterus senegalus isolate Bchr_013 chromosome 14, ASM1683550v1, whole genome shotgun sequence contains these coding sequences:
- the LOC120514669 gene encoding histone H2B 5-like — protein MPEPKAAPAPKKGSKKAVSKSQAKGGKKRRKARKESYSIYVYKVLKQVHPDTGISSKAMGIMNSFVNDIFERIAGEASRLAHYNKRSTISSREIQTAVRLLLPGELAKHAVSEGTKAVTKYTSTK, from the coding sequence ATGCCTGAGCCGAAAGCCGCCCCTGCACCCAAGAAGGGCTCTAAGAAAGCCGTTTCCAAGAGCCAGGCGAAAGGAGGAAAAAAACGCAGAAAGGCCAGGAAAGAAAGCTATTCCATCTACGTGTACAAAGTGCTGAAACAAGTTCACCCCGACACTGGAATTTCTTCTAAGGCGATGGGGATCATGAATTCGTTTGTGAACGATATCTTCGAGCGCATCGCCGGTGAGGCTTCTCGTCTTGCGCATTACAATAAGCGATCGACCATTTCGTCCCGGGAGATTCAAACTGCTGTGAGACTCCTGCTCCCAGGAGAGCTTGCCAAGCACGCCGTGTCCGAAGGTACCAAGGCAGTTACCAAGTACACCAGCACCAAGTAA
- the LOC120514661 gene encoding histone H2A-like: MSGRGKTGGKARAKAKTRSSRAGLQFPVGRVHRLLRKGNYAERVGAGAPVYLAAVLEYLTAEILELAGNAARDNKKTRIIPRHLQLAVRNDEELNKLLGGVTIAQGGVLPNIQAVLLPKKTEKPAKSK; the protein is encoded by the coding sequence ATGTCTGGAAGGGGAAAGACTGGCGGTAAGGCACGTGCCAAGGCTAAGACTCGCTCTTCACGAGCTGGGTTGCAGTTTCCTGTCGGTCGTGTTCACAGGCTTTTAAGGAAGGGCAACTATGCCGAGCGTGTAGGCGCTGGTGCTCCCGTCTACTTGGCTGCTGTGCTCGAGTACCTGACTGCTGAAATTCTCGAATTAGCCGGTAATGCTGCCCGTGACAACAAGAAAACCAGAATCATTCCTCGGCACTTGCAGTTGGCTGTGCGTAACGACGAAGAGCTCAATAAGCTGTTGGGTGGTGTGACCATCGCTCAGGGTGGTGTGCTGCCAAACATTCAGGCCGTGCTTCTGCCCAAGAAGACCGAGAAACCAGCTAAAAGCAAGTAA
- the LOC120514677 gene encoding histone H4 has product MSGRGKGGKGLGKGGAKRHRKVLRDNIQGITKPAIRRLARRGGVKRISGLIYEETRGVLKVFLENVIRDAVTYTEHAKRKTVTAMDVVYALKRQGRTLYGFGG; this is encoded by the coding sequence ATGTCTGGCCGTGGTAAAGGCGGAAAGGGACTTGGTAAGGGTGGCGCAAAGCGTCACCGTAAAGTGTTGCGGGATAACATTCAAGGTATTACAAAACCAGCTATTCGTCGTCTGGCTCGTCGAGGTGGAGTAAAGCGAATTTCTGGCTTAATATACGAAGAGACTCGTGGAGTGCTCAAAGTGTTTTTGGAGAATGTTATCCGAGACGCTGTCACTTACACTGAACATGCTAAGCGGAAGACCGTGACCGCCATGGACGTGGTATACGCTTTGAAGAGACAGGGTCGTACTCTGTATGGCTTCGGAGGTTAA